CGTTACGGCCAACCCTTGCCTGAACAGCTAAAAGTTGAAGAAAGGCAGAGAACTTCAGAGCGCTTTCCGGCCTGGTGCATTAATGCGGCTAGGCGCAAGCGGCTTTCCATCTTGGCTCCAGGCCCCCTGCTCCATGTCTTCGCGATAGTCCAATAGGTCATCGCAGGTAAGCTCACGCCAATCAAGTTTGTTTCCGCATGGCGCCGTCGCTTGTCGGTGCAGGTCCACCTCCTCGCACCAAGACTGCATGTTCGCCAAGTCATGCGCCATCGCTAGATTGGAGTTGGGGCGGGGATACCGTGGCTTGCGGCCGAGTATCATCTGGTAGGCAGCTACCATCTCCGGATTTGGGTGGTAGAGTAGTTTTGCTCGCTCCGCGAGATATCGGTTATGGACCTCCATGTACTCGCCGTCTCCCGACACAATGAAGCAACTATTCACTAGGCCTTTATAGCCTTGCTCTGCATATTCTTGTCCACGGCGGAACACCTCGGCCATACTCCCTCCCTGGGATATTCGGCTTCTTGCTTGACGCCGAATCCCCTATCATCGATTGGTTACAGGGAAAAGTGCCTACTTGAGCTGTCGGCTGCCTCAACCGGATGCGACCATACGTGCGAACGATGAGCTCTTGGCCAACTTTGGTGATCAGGCTCCGAGAATAAACCAACTGCAGCTTTCGCGATTGGACGGACGCTGGGGAGTTCGAGAAATAGCAACGCTAATGGCTTTTGGCTTACGATAGCTTGGTCGAAATAGGCTGGAAATGGATGGCGGTGGAGGGCCCGCACCGCGCGTCCCCGCTCGCTCGTCCAACCCACCTGGTACGTCACCGCCCGCCCATGCCGGACCAGCAGGACACCGGCGACCGGCTCGCCGCCATGCAGGGCCCGTAGCACGACCAGGGGCGACTTGTCGGCCGAGGCACTTGTGCATCGCTCGCAGGAACGCGAGCGATAGACCCGGGTAGCGTCTCGCGACCTTGTCCTCGAGGTAGTGCTCCATCAGCCAGTCGAACCTCTTTCCGGCCGATGTCTCCGTCTCCAGCACGAGGTTGTGCCGTTCAGCCTGACGCAGTTGGTTGCGCCACTTTCCATGCAGCCCGGCGTGAAGCGCGTCGGGGCCCGGGGCCAGGTCGGGCCAGACCGATGCATAACCCTCGCTCCACCGCCAAAACCCGGTCGCCGACATCCGCTGCCGCGTGGCGGGATCATCGGGGAGTTCGGGGTGGAACATCAGGAGCCGGCCACGGCGCAACTGATAACGCTGCCGGAGCATTCCCAGCACGAGCTTCAGCATCTCGCCGGGGATCTCATCGTAGATCCACAAGGGACCGCGGTGGATGCGGCAGGCGGTGAGGAAAGGCAGCCATTTCCTGGTCTGAACCAGAACCAGACCGACCGGCTTGCCTTCGAAGTGGATGATGCCGAAATCCGCCTTCCAACCCTCGACCGTCGCCATGGTGACGCCGTACTGCCAGGTCTGGAGCAGCGTCGGTCGCTTGCAGCGGGCCAGCAGGGCCTCCCACTGGCCGAAAGTGCAGTCATTCCAGTCGATCCGGAAAGGATTGAACGGGAGCGTCATGCTGCGCGCCCACAGCCCTGGGCGCGCCTGGGCTGGTCAGGAGGGCGAGGATCGTGCGGCGCCAGCCTCTGGCGGCGGTCCGAGGGACCGGTCAACCGCGAACGGCGCGTTTCTCTGATCGGGCGATTGGTCATGATCTGCTTCATGCCCATAAGGTCTTTCTCAGCGGTGAGCTTCCACCGGCGGTTAGGGCGGCAAGAACCGCCTGCCTGCTACGGTCTCGGTAGCTACTCCCATCTCAGGACGGCGGCGCGGACCTGATCCACGCCGCCCAAGTTCCTGTCACTTCTTCCTTTTCAGGTTTTCGTAGTCACCGCTCGTGTTGAGGGTGACCGTCACGGTCCCGTCACCCCGGTTACGCCAGAACCAGCCGTGATTGCCGTCGAAAGCAGCCTGGAGGGTGCCCTGGTCGCTCGCGACGCCGCGACCCTTGCTGTAGCTGTGCGTTTTGTTCGGCGCGTCGTAAGGCTCGCCATGAGTGTCGTGATTGACCACGCCGCCCTCGGTTTTCCAGGAGTACGTGGCCTGCGCTCCTTTGCGCATCTCCATCTTGACCTCGACGCCTTCGCCAGGGGCGAGCGTGACCGAGGTCTCGTCGGTGCGGCCAGCCTGGGCCACCTGCACGGGCAAGGTTGCAGCAGGCAGAGTTTCAGCCAAGGCCGGCGCGATGACGACTTGTGCCAGGAGCATGTCCATCAGGCTGGAGCGTTGGTCGGGCGCGACAGGGGCCGGGGATGCTGCCGGTGTCCCGCCCTGATCGAGAAGGCGGTCCTGCTCCGCCTCCTCGGCGAGCTGGGCCTTGATCTCGCCCATCTGCGTGAGACCCAGGACGCGCCCGATGCCGGTCGGGTCGACCCCGTACTCGGCGGGCAGGATCGTGGTGACCAGCAGGGCCGCCGCGGTGGTGGCCGCGATCAGGGTCGAGCGAACAAGCTGGGCGGAGCTTGGCAACTCGGCGCGGGAGGGAATATCGGTGTTGTACATGATTTCTTCCTTGAGTCAGACGACGAACCAGCCGGTGAGCTGATAGCCGGTCAGCATGAACCCGGCGGTCATCATGGCGACGTTGGCGGTGTAGGCATGGCGCCAGAAGCTGTCGGTCCGGCGCCAGTAGCCCATCAGGATCAGGATGGCGGCGAGCGCCAGCAGTTGGCCGACCTCGACGCCGACGTTGAAGGCCAGAAGGTTGGGGATCAGGCCGTCCGGCGCGATGTCGAACTCGCGAATCTTGGTCGCGAGGCCGAAGCCGTGGAAAAGCCCGAAGACGAGGGTCGCCAGCTTCGTGTTCGGCTGGAACCCGAACCAGCGCTGGTAGGCGCCGAGATTGTCGAGCGCCTTGTAGACGACCGAGAGCCCGATGATAGCGTCGATCAGGTACGAGCTGACGTTCGTGTCGAAGATCACGCCGAGCAGGAGCGTCGTCGAGTGCCCGATGGCGAACAGGCTGACATAGATGCCGATGTGGCTGAGCCTGTAGAGGAAGAAAATGACGCCGAACAGGAACAGGAGGTGGTCATAGCCGGTCACCATATGCTTGGCGCCCAGGTACATGAACGGCAGCAGATGGATTCCCGTGATTTCCTGAATGTAGCCCTTGTCCCCCTCCGCAACGCCGTGGGCGTGAGCGTCAGCACCGAATGCCATGAGGAGGGCAAGGCCAAGCAGCGCCAGAAAACCCGGTCTGTGCCGCGCATCAAGCGGCCACGGCCGGTCCTCTCGAGAAGATCCATGCATGGATGATGCCCGATGTTCGTTGATGAGATGGAGCCCGCAGGCTTTCAGTCAGGCAACGAGCAGCGAACGCGGCGGACGATCTATCCGGGAGGCTGGGGCTCGATAGGGCAAGAGCTGGTAGGACAGCTGCCACTCGGGCGCTTGGTCATGCACAACCATGGACAGGACGAGAGCCGGGCCAGGGGAGTCGTGCGAGTGATCGGCCGGGTTATGCCGGTGATCGTGTCCCGGCTCCCACTCATCCGACACCTCTTCCTCATCGAAGTGGGTGTGTTCGGCCGTGGCAAGCCCGGAAAGCGCGCTGTGCTGCCCAACTTCCGAGAGCTGGAGTATCAGCGGATCGTGCGACGAGGAAAGGGTGTTCGAGACGGGCAGCACGCCGAGCGCCATCGCCAGCACGATGACCAACCTGATGCCTGCCGTGAGTGCCTTCATCGCCGATCTCAGCATGGTGGATTTTCTGGTAGCAAAAAAGTCCGAAACCGGTAAGCAGAAATTCAGAGTGTATGTCGGTAGTGGTCTGATCAGAAACTTTCGAAATTCCACCACTCCGCAGGGCATCAGGATCGGGCAGCTGTCGGCTCAGCATCCTCACCCAATGCCTGGAAGCCGCTGTGGCTGGCCAAGCAATTGCCATATCCCCTCCAGGGGGATACCATGGACTTCATGACCCACACAAGCCATCCTGATGTGATCAACCGCCTGAAGCGGGCGCACGGTCATCTCGCCTCCACCATCGCCATGATCGAGGGCGGCCGGAGCTGCCTGGAGGTTGCCCAGCAGATGCATGCCGTGATCAGGGCGCTGAAAGGTGCCAAGGCGGTGTTCATCCACGACCACCTTGGCCACTGCCTTGAGGAGGCCGCCGGGCCGCTGGCCCGCGAGAACCGCGCCGCCCTCGATGAGTTCAGGCAGATCGCCAGGTACCTGTAGACCATTGTCAGGTTCAGGGGCCACTATGCTCTCCCCGTTGACCAATCGCACATATCGTCACCTGTTCGCCGCACAGGTCATCGCGCTGATCGGCACCGGGCTGCTGACGGTGGCGCTCGGATTACTGGCCTACGATCTGGCCGGTGCCGATGC
This Skermanella mucosa DNA region includes the following protein-coding sequences:
- a CDS encoding transmembrane anchor protein, whose protein sequence is MYNTDIPSRAELPSSAQLVRSTLIAATTAAALLVTTILPAEYGVDPTGIGRVLGLTQMGEIKAQLAEEAEQDRLLDQGGTPAASPAPVAPDQRSSLMDMLLAQVVIAPALAETLPAATLPVQVAQAGRTDETSVTLAPGEGVEVKMEMRKGAQATYSWKTEGGVVNHDTHGEPYDAPNKTHSYSKGRGVASDQGTLQAAFDGNHGWFWRNRGDGTVTVTLNTSGDYENLKRKK
- a CDS encoding HupE/UreJ family protein encodes the protein MAFGADAHAHGVAEGDKGYIQEITGIHLLPFMYLGAKHMVTGYDHLLFLFGVIFFLYRLSHIGIYVSLFAIGHSTTLLLGVIFDTNVSSYLIDAIIGLSVVYKALDNLGAYQRWFGFQPNTKLATLVFGLFHGFGLATKIREFDIAPDGLIPNLLAFNVGVEVGQLLALAAILILMGYWRRTDSFWRHAYTANVAMMTAGFMLTGYQLTGWFVV
- a CDS encoding metal-sensing transcriptional repressor, which gives rise to MTHTSHPDVINRLKRAHGHLASTIAMIEGGRSCLEVAQQMHAVIRALKGAKAVFIHDHLGHCLEEAAGPLARENRAALDEFRQIARYL